In the genome of Dickeya fangzhongdai, one region contains:
- a CDS encoding ABC transporter ATP-binding protein, which yields MSRLEVERASVAYGDVAVLKGVSFDVNEGEFVTLLGPSGCGKTTLLRAIAGFVPLDGGHIRIGGREMNGLEPEKRNTAMCFQSYALFPHLTVSENIAFGLQQRKIPREALSHRVVETALTVAMAGHLDKLPTQLSGGQQQRVALARSMAVRPDVMLFDEPLSNLDARLREQLRLQIRALQRKHGFTAVYVTHDQAEALAMSDKVVVMHGGSVIQSGTPQEIYHRPVNRFVADFIGTANIMVGTVTARDGDAGQYRVATALGEFTVASDEPPAQQRVYLCWRPENACLLSLPALGQNIFSLRVKRQTFLGNLTDVEGYHQDTDNVHYRIQLLGYQPLLEGETYYFSLAPGALRFLREAVAA from the coding sequence ATGAGTAGACTGGAAGTGGAGCGCGCCAGTGTGGCCTACGGTGATGTTGCTGTCCTCAAAGGGGTGTCGTTTGACGTTAACGAAGGAGAGTTCGTCACGCTGCTGGGGCCGTCCGGATGCGGCAAAACCACGCTGCTGCGCGCCATTGCCGGTTTTGTCCCGCTGGACGGCGGGCATATCCGCATTGGCGGCCGGGAAATGAACGGCCTGGAGCCGGAAAAACGCAATACGGCGATGTGCTTTCAGTCTTATGCGCTGTTTCCCCACCTGACGGTATCGGAAAACATCGCCTTTGGATTACAGCAGCGCAAAATACCGCGGGAAGCGTTGAGCCACCGGGTCGTTGAAACTGCGCTGACCGTGGCGATGGCCGGGCATCTGGATAAATTGCCCACCCAGCTATCAGGCGGTCAGCAGCAGCGAGTGGCGCTGGCGCGTTCAATGGCGGTGCGCCCGGATGTGATGTTGTTCGACGAGCCTTTGTCCAATCTGGATGCCCGGCTGCGCGAGCAACTGCGGTTGCAGATCCGCGCCTTGCAGCGTAAGCACGGTTTTACCGCGGTTTATGTGACTCACGACCAGGCGGAGGCGCTGGCGATGTCCGACAAGGTTGTCGTGATGCACGGCGGCAGCGTGATTCAGTCTGGAACCCCGCAGGAGATTTATCACCGGCCGGTCAACCGCTTTGTGGCCGATTTTATCGGCACCGCCAACATTATGGTGGGGACAGTCACCGCGCGGGATGGGGACGCCGGGCAGTATCGGGTCGCCACCGCGCTGGGCGAATTCACAGTGGCGTCGGACGAGCCGCCGGCTCAGCAGCGGGTCTATCTCTGCTGGCGGCCGGAAAACGCCTGCCTGCTGTCGTTGCCCGCGCTGGGGCAGAATATCTTTTCGCTGCGGGTTAAACGCCAGACCTTTCTCGGCAATCTGACGGATGTTGAAGGCTATCATCAGGATACCGACAACGTTCATTACCGTATCCAACTGTTGGGTTATCAGCCGCTGCTGGAGGGCGAAACCTACTATTTTTCGCTGGCGCCCGGCGCGTTGCGGTTTTTACGCGAGGCGGTGGCGGCATGA
- a CDS encoding ROK family protein produces MRSILHADESITVNERMVLDIVRRHRHIMRSAVSPQTNLTQPSVHRIIDSLLERGLLRLGESVVHGRGKPSPSLELTPAARYSIGISVNTDMLAFCLCDFSCQVVHEETLDIALDDRTRAMFALKDRVRKALQRYAIPASAVVGIGFAIAGYLMEEKRLFNAPEPLRDWSLVDLKSELETLFDLDVWTENNATTGAIGESVLGAGLQYPTFGYLSFNYGFGAGLILNGQPFSGAFGNAGEISRIYTEQEFTSRPALGELLKRLNARGIDIQRVSALRQQFDPQWPGVDEWVAEVRPYLNRAIDALRAVIDPAAIVFGGELPTALGEMLLDVPPIQQPPRYGLAAHYPQLLLSRIQHDPSVIGAALMPFKARYFA; encoded by the coding sequence ATGCGGTCAATACTTCACGCTGACGAAAGCATTACCGTGAACGAACGTATGGTGCTGGACATTGTCCGCCGCCATCGGCACATCATGCGTTCGGCGGTGTCCCCACAGACCAACCTCACCCAACCGTCGGTACACCGCATCATCGACAGCCTGCTGGAACGCGGACTGCTGAGGCTGGGCGAAAGCGTCGTACACGGACGCGGCAAACCCAGCCCGTCGCTGGAGCTGACGCCCGCCGCGCGCTACAGCATCGGCATTTCGGTAAATACCGATATGCTGGCGTTCTGCCTGTGCGATTTCAGTTGCCAGGTCGTGCATGAAGAAACGCTGGATATCGCGCTGGATGACCGCACGCGGGCGATGTTTGCGCTGAAAGACCGGGTGCGCAAGGCGCTGCAACGCTATGCCATTCCGGCGTCGGCCGTCGTCGGCATCGGGTTCGCCATCGCCGGTTATCTGATGGAAGAGAAACGGCTGTTCAATGCACCGGAACCGCTACGCGACTGGTCACTGGTGGATCTTAAAAGCGAGCTGGAAACCCTGTTCGATCTGGATGTCTGGACGGAGAACAACGCCACCACCGGCGCCATCGGCGAATCCGTGCTGGGCGCGGGGCTGCAATACCCCACCTTCGGCTACCTGTCGTTCAATTACGGGTTTGGCGCCGGCCTCATCCTCAATGGGCAGCCTTTTTCCGGCGCGTTCGGCAATGCCGGGGAAATCAGCCGTATTTATACCGAACAGGAATTCACCTCCCGCCCGGCGCTGGGCGAACTGCTCAAGCGGCTCAATGCGCGCGGGATCGATATCCAGCGGGTCAGCGCCCTGCGCCAGCAGTTCGACCCGCAATGGCCGGGCGTGGACGAGTGGGTGGCGGAAGTCAGGCCGTACCTGAACCGGGCGATTGACGCGTTGCGGGCGGTGATTGACCCGGCCGCTATCGTGTTTGGCGGCGAATTGCCGACGGCGCTGGGCGAGATGCTGCTCGACGTACCGCCGATCCAACAGCCGCCGCGTTACGGCCTCGCCGCCCACTATCCCCAGCTGTTGCTAAGCCGGATCCAGCACGACCCGTCGGTGATTGGCGCGGCGTTGATGCCGTTCAAAGCACGTTATTTCGCCTGA
- a CDS encoding LysR family transcriptional regulator, producing MLTKTTLEQWTLLQAVVELGGFAPAAQAFNRSQSSVSYQLSLMQERLGVSLLAPSGRRTVLTAQGQQLLAQVIPLLNAFQALESRAEVLRRGGRARIDLVVDSIFPKSMLFSALRTFQSRHPHTQVHLMEVLRSESRAQLADYQADIWLISRPWEGINRGRLLMEMAFVAVARGEHPLHRLAAPLSFQDLAAYPLIEIIDRQQQKDSLRKPASAENWTFTTVEAAIEAVMHGVGYGWMPEARIAPWLASGDLKPLPLPQGGRRFTPLYLVVEEEKQPCDAEVATLVTLLTAAATPA from the coding sequence ATGTTGACGAAAACCACACTGGAACAATGGACGCTGCTGCAGGCGGTGGTGGAGCTGGGCGGTTTTGCCCCGGCGGCGCAGGCGTTCAACCGCAGTCAATCTTCGGTCAGTTACCAATTGTCGTTGATGCAGGAGCGGCTGGGTGTGTCGCTGCTGGCGCCATCCGGGCGCAGAACGGTGCTGACGGCGCAGGGGCAGCAATTGCTGGCGCAGGTGATTCCGTTGCTAAACGCTTTTCAGGCGCTGGAGTCGCGGGCGGAAGTGCTACGGCGTGGCGGGCGAGCCAGAATCGATCTGGTGGTGGACAGTATTTTTCCTAAATCCATGCTGTTTAGCGCGCTGCGCACCTTTCAGTCTCGCCACCCGCATACGCAGGTGCATCTGATGGAGGTGCTGCGTAGTGAAAGCCGGGCGCAACTGGCGGATTATCAGGCGGATATCTGGCTGATTTCCCGACCGTGGGAGGGCATCAACCGGGGGCGGCTACTGATGGAAATGGCGTTTGTGGCCGTCGCCCGGGGTGAACATCCGTTGCACCGGCTAGCCGCGCCGTTATCGTTTCAGGATCTCGCAGCGTATCCGCTGATTGAAATCATCGACCGGCAACAGCAAAAAGACAGTTTGCGTAAGCCGGCCAGCGCCGAAAACTGGACGTTCACCACGGTCGAAGCCGCGATAGAAGCCGTCATGCATGGCGTCGGTTATGGCTGGATGCCGGAGGCGCGCATCGCGCCCTGGCTGGCTTCCGGCGATCTGAAACCGCTGCCGCTGCCGCAGGGCGGTCGGCGTTTCACACCGTTGTATCTGGTGGTGGAGGAAGAAAAACAGCCCTGCGACGCAGAGGTCGCCACTCTGGTGACATTGCTGACAGCCGCGGCAACGCCAGCCTGA
- a CDS encoding phenolic acid decarboxylase: MSSFDKQDLSGFVGKHLVYTYDNGWNYEIYVKNDHTLDYRIHSGIVGNRWVKDQLVFIARVARDVYKVSWTEPTGTDVSLIINLGDRIFHGTIFFPRWVINNPEKTVCFQNDHIPLMESYRAAGPAYPTEVIDEFATITFVRDCGEDDNNVINCPASDLPDNFPQNLR, from the coding sequence ATGAGTAGCTTCGACAAACAGGATCTCAGCGGTTTTGTGGGAAAACATCTGGTCTACACCTACGACAACGGCTGGAATTACGAGATCTACGTGAAAAACGATCACACGCTGGATTACCGCATTCACAGCGGCATCGTGGGCAATCGCTGGGTGAAGGACCAGCTGGTGTTTATCGCCCGCGTCGCCCGCGACGTTTACAAAGTGTCCTGGACGGAACCGACCGGCACCGACGTGAGCCTGATCATCAATCTGGGCGATCGGATTTTCCACGGCACCATTTTCTTCCCCCGTTGGGTCATCAATAACCCGGAAAAAACCGTCTGCTTCCAGAACGATCACATTCCGCTGATGGAGTCTTATCGTGCGGCAGGACCGGCCTACCCGACTGAAGTGATTGACGAATTCGCCACCATTACCTTTGTGCGCGACTGCGGCGAAGACGATAACAACGTTATCAATTGCCCGGCCAGCGACCTGCCGGACAATTTCCCGCAGAATCTGCGTTAA
- a CDS encoding PTS ascorbate transporter subunit IIC — MDILLSLVKTPAVIIAIVAFLGLLFQRAPLSRLITGTFLSFIGFTMIKIGGSILMKVLTAFSSLFSHAFDIVGVVPSNEAIMAATIDKIGATAALILLFAMVLNILLARFTRLKYIYLSLHLVLFMAFAFTAVLIQLNYSNTTIIVVSSMLIGLYMAASPYILSRFSRTIIGSNEYAISHAAISSYVLGSYMGKWFGNKNSDTEHLTLSQRFDFLREPNVATLLTMLVLLLLSCLFATRPQIRDAMVMVYGAGAADKNVVIFILEQSATFACGLYLAKAGVNLFTAEIVPAFKGFANVFAPGAIPAVDVMVLFTKAPNATLIGFLISFSVELVCILLFPLIGLPIIVPGIMASFITGGAAAIFGNATGGVRGAVIASSLNGLLLCVLPALTLPLFSHLGAQGVTFADPDFTLPALILDRLLRWFN, encoded by the coding sequence ATGGATATTTTGCTTAGTCTGGTCAAAACCCCGGCGGTGATTATCGCCATCGTGGCGTTTCTCGGGTTGCTGTTTCAGCGCGCCCCGCTTTCCCGCCTGATTACCGGCACCTTTCTGTCTTTTATCGGTTTTACCATGATAAAAATTGGCGGCAGCATTCTGATGAAAGTGCTGACCGCCTTCAGTTCGCTGTTTTCTCATGCCTTCGATATTGTCGGCGTGGTGCCCAGCAATGAGGCCATCATGGCGGCGACCATTGACAAGATTGGCGCGACCGCCGCGCTGATCCTGTTGTTCGCCATGGTGTTGAATATTCTGTTGGCCCGATTTACCCGGTTGAAATACATCTACCTGTCGCTACATCTGGTGCTGTTCATGGCCTTTGCCTTTACCGCGGTACTGATTCAGCTCAATTACAGCAATACCACCATCATTGTGGTGTCCTCAATGCTGATCGGCCTTTACATGGCCGCGTCGCCCTATATTCTCAGCCGATTCAGCCGCACCATCATCGGCTCCAACGAATACGCCATTTCCCATGCCGCCATCTCGTCCTATGTGTTGGGGTCGTATATGGGAAAATGGTTCGGCAACAAAAACAGCGACACCGAACATCTGACGCTCAGTCAACGCTTCGACTTTCTCCGCGAACCGAATGTGGCCACGCTGTTGACCATGCTGGTGCTGTTGCTGCTTTCCTGCCTGTTCGCCACCCGGCCGCAAATCAGGGACGCGATGGTGATGGTGTACGGCGCGGGCGCTGCGGATAAAAACGTGGTGATTTTCATTCTGGAACAGTCCGCCACCTTCGCCTGCGGTCTTTATCTGGCCAAGGCCGGCGTGAACCTGTTCACGGCTGAAATCGTGCCGGCGTTCAAGGGCTTCGCCAATGTGTTCGCTCCCGGCGCCATTCCGGCGGTCGATGTGATGGTGCTGTTTACCAAAGCGCCCAACGCCACACTGATCGGCTTTCTGATCAGTTTCTCGGTGGAGCTGGTGTGCATTCTGCTGTTCCCGCTGATTGGGCTGCCGATTATCGTGCCCGGCATCATGGCCAGTTTTATCACCGGCGGCGCCGCCGCCATTTTCGGCAACGCCACCGGCGGCGTGCGCGGCGCGGTGATCGCCAGCAGCCTGAATGGTCTGCTGCTGTGCGTGCTGCCGGCGCTGACATTGCCGTTGTTTTCGCATCTTGGCGCGCAGGGCGTCACGTTCGCCGACCCGGATTTCACGCTGCCGGCGCTGATTCTGGATCGTCTGCTGCGCTGGTTTAACTGA